A stretch of DNA from Bacillota bacterium:
GACGGCCATTCACGATACGGGGGCAAGGGCCCCTTCGCCAGCTTTCTGTTATTCAAGTCTCCAGTCCGTCGACCGCTTCCGTTTTACTGCTAAGCAAGTACTCCTCGCCTCGCCAGTACTTAAGCTTGTAGGGTCGGCCGTCCTTCACGTACAACTTGGGTAGACGCGGGCTGATCGTCGTCCGTCTGGCCATCAGTCTGACCACGTCTCCAACCCGAACTGGCTCGTTAAGACCGAACTCCAACATGCATAGTTGCATGGCCACCTTACCCACTACCGGCACCCGCCGTCCGTTGACCTCCGCCGATAAATGCCGATTGGCAAAACCCAGGTAATGTAAAACATCCTTGGCTAGAAATTTAAGCAGATCAATAAAACTATCAGGCCGTAAAATCGGGTCCAGCGTGTAGCCATCAACATAACCGATGGGCAAAACGGCAATGCGGGCTGGCCTGGTTGTACGGTAGGTCCGGCCGTAGCCAATGCTGGTCCCCGCTGGTACCTCCTTCAGATGAACGATCCGGGCTTTCAGTTGCCAGGAGTCTTTCAAGGAGATTTTTCGCTGGACGTAAAGCGAAGGATACTGCCCGTACAGGAGGGTACCGACGCGGACAAGATTCAGGTGCATATGCGGAAGATCCAGCGTAGCGGCACTGTTACAAGCGTGGCGCAGGGGTATCTGAACCCCTTGTTTTTCCAGCTCGTTTATGACCTGCATAAGTTTACGAAATTGCTCTTCGGTGTATGACTTATTTTTGAGTGTAGCCACGGCAAAGTGGGTATAAACCCCTTCCAGCTTAAGTCCGGGCCGGCTGGAGATCCGTCGCCCCAATTCAATGGCCTCCGCCGGGAAGGCACCGGTCCGCCCCATGCCGGTTTCGACCTTGAGATGGACGGCCACGGGTTTTCGCCGCTGCTCAGCGGCCTCGGCCAGGTCATCGACATTTTCCGCTGAACCGACTGTCACTGCCAGGTCATGGTCAATCGCGATTTCGTTTTCTTCTTTAAGCAGTGGACTAAACACCAGGATCGGCGCGGTTATCCCTGCCTCCCTCAATTCGATGGCTTCATCCAGGGTGGTTACGGCCAGTCGGTCGGCGCCATTGGAGAGCACCGTTCGAGCGACCTCAACCGCTCCATGTCCGTAAGCATCGGCCTTAACCACCGCCATCAAGGAAACACCAGGCGCCAGCAGACTCCGGACCTGTTTGAGGTTGTGGATGATGGCATCGAGATCTACTTCCACCCATCGGGCCGGCAGCTGGTTAAGCATACGCGGCATCAAGGATCACCTGCTTTTCCGCAGTTTCTTCCGCAGGGCGATCAATTTCCGGATCCCCTGAGCGTACAAAGGTTCAGCCGTGTTCCACGCCCAGTAGTAGAAAGGGGCGTAAACCAGGTCGTACTCGCCAACAAACTCGGTATAATCACCATTAAACCCCTTCTTAA
This window harbors:
- the alr gene encoding alanine racemase; translation: MPRMLNQLPARWVEVDLDAIIHNLKQVRSLLAPGVSLMAVVKADAYGHGAVEVARTVLSNGADRLAVTTLDEAIELREAGITAPILVFSPLLKEENEIAIDHDLAVTVGSAENVDDLAEAAEQRRKPVAVHLKVETGMGRTGAFPAEAIELGRRISSRPGLKLEGVYTHFAVATLKNKSYTEEQFRKLMQVINELEKQGVQIPLRHACNSAATLDLPHMHLNLVRVGTLLYGQYPSLYVQRKISLKDSWQLKARIVHLKEVPAGTSIGYGRTYRTTRPARIAVLPIGYVDGYTLDPILRPDSFIDLLKFLAKDVLHYLGFANRHLSAEVNGRRVPVVGKVAMQLCMLEFGLNEPVRVGDVVRLMARRTTISPRLPKLYVKDGRPYKLKYWRGEEYLLSSKTEAVDGLET